A part of Miscanthus floridulus cultivar M001 chromosome 6, ASM1932011v1, whole genome shotgun sequence genomic DNA contains:
- the LOC136460917 gene encoding non-specific lipid-transfer protein 2-like, translated as MAHSVQLAVTIVVVAAVLLAAATTSEAAVTCGQVNSAIGPCLAYARSSGSSPSAACCSGVRTLNYAARSPTDMRAACNCLKSTAERVSDLNVGNAASIPSKCGVSIPYTISSSIDCSRYVPRQGGGSETGQGSASAWQK; from the coding sequence ATGGCTCACAGCGTGCAGCTTGCTGTGACGATCGTCGTCGTGGCCGCGGTGCTGCTGGCAGCAGCGACGACCTCGGAGGCCGCCGTCACGTGCGGGCAGGTGAACTCCGCCATCGGCCCTTGCCTCGCCTATGCCCGCAGCTCGGGCAGCAGCCCCTCGGCAGCCTGCTGCAGCGGCGTGAGGACCCTCAACTACGCAGCACGCAGCCCCACTGACATGCGCGCCGCCTGCAACTGCCTCAAGAGCACCGCCGAACGTGTCAGCGACCTCAACGTCGGCAACGCCGCCAGCATCCCCTCCAAGTGCGGCGTCAGCATCCCCTACACCATCAGCTCATCCATCGACTGCTCCAGGTACGTACCAAGGCAGGGAGGTGGTTCAGAGACAGGCCAAGGCAGCGCGAGCGCGTGGCAAAAATGA